One window of the Armatimonadota bacterium genome contains the following:
- a CDS encoding SUMF1/EgtB/PvdO family nonheme iron enzyme, producing the protein MRKLCAVTAAIALLGLSIACNADVFGLTNMETVTVGDPGNNSELSGAGAGGYGPDRICGSVSYTYNIGKYEVTAAQYCDFLNHKAKSDPYGLYNTDMWSSDRGCKIQRTSDSDSYSYSVTSYWANRPVNYVSYWDACRFANWLHNGQGDGDTETGAYTLNGYNGSDGRDILRNTDWKWAVTNEDEWYKAAYYKGGGTNAGYWDYPMQSDIPTIPSNDISDPDGGNNANFYQNDFTLDSPYWRTEIGEFENSESAYGTFDQGGNVCEWNESICAFIEGCVYRGSRGSSFSSYDYALWASEREHINQISEYSHLGFRVSNVYTSPQVPEPASVILGAGGLISLFGLRRRKA; encoded by the coding sequence ATGAGAAAACTATGCGCAGTTACAGCGGCAATTGCGCTGCTGGGCTTGAGTATTGCCTGTAATGCTGATGTTTTTGGGCTTACAAACATGGAAACGGTTACAGTCGGCGATCCGGGCAATAACAGCGAGCTTTCCGGCGCAGGCGCAGGCGGATACGGTCCCGATAGAATCTGCGGATCAGTATCATATACCTACAACATCGGGAAATACGAAGTAACTGCCGCCCAGTATTGTGACTTTTTGAACCATAAGGCAAAGTCTGATCCATATGGCTTGTACAACACTGATATGTGGTCCTCTGATCGCGGCTGCAAAATTCAGCGCACAAGCGATTCGGACAGCTACAGCTATAGTGTAACTTCATACTGGGCAAACAGGCCGGTAAACTATGTAAGCTATTGGGATGCTTGTCGATTTGCCAACTGGCTGCACAACGGCCAGGGGGACGGCGATACCGAGACCGGCGCATATACGCTTAATGGCTACAACGGCAGTGACGGCCGCGACATTCTGCGCAACACTGACTGGAAATGGGCTGTGACCAATGAGGACGAGTGGTACAAGGCCGCTTATTATAAGGGTGGCGGGACGAACGCCGGTTACTGGGATTATCCGATGCAGAGCGATATCCCCACCATACCCAGTAACGATATCTCTGACCCTGATGGCGGCAACAACGCCAACTTCTATCAAAATGACTTCACCCTAGACAGCCCCTACTGGCGAACTGAAATTGGAGAGTTCGAGAACTCCGAGAGCGCTTACGGCACTTTCGACCAGGGTGGCAATGTATGCGAGTGGAATGAATCAATTTGTGCTTTTATCGAGGGCTGCGTTTATCGTGGTAGTCGCGGTAGTTCGTTTAGTTCCTATGACTACGCCCTGTGGGCATCGGAACGCGAACACATAAACCAGATTTCCGAATACAGTCACTTAGGTTTCCGTGTCTCCAATGTCTATACATCTCCTCAGGTTCCTGAACCGGCATCGGTCATATTGGGTGCTGGTGGTCTGATATCGCTTTTCGGGCTGAGAAGGCGTAAAGCATAG